A single window of Neisseria chenwenguii DNA harbors:
- a CDS encoding 2-isopropylmalate synthase, with amino-acid sequence MQLDIARLVAYFGGVNALAEALKQRDPENAASTAAIYKWRTRGSLPLAQLQKLTTLAEAQGRPLDLNAFIQKQPSLEKNEMTQTNRVIIFDTTLRDGEQSPGAAMTKEEKIRIARQLEKMGVDVIEAGFAAASPGDFDAVHAIAKIITKSTVCSLSRAIERDIRQAGEAVAPAPKKRIHTFIATSPIHMEHKLKMKPKQVVEAAVKAVKIAREYTDDVEFSCEDALRSEIGFLAEICGAVIEAGATTINIPDTVGYSVPHKTEEFFRELIAKTPNSGKVIWSAHCHNDLGLAVANSLAALKGGARQVECTINGLGERAGNASAEEIVMALKVRRDLFGLETGIDTTQIVPASKLVSTITGYPVQPNKAVVGANAFAHESGIHQDGVLKHRETYEIMSAESVGWATNRLSLGKLSGRNAFKTKLQELGIELDSEEALNAAFARFKELADKKREIFDEDLHALVSDEMNVAQEHYKFVSQKITTETGELPLAEIVFNAGGTEHRATAHGSGPVDAIFKAIESVAQSGAALQLYSVNAITQGTESQGETSVRLQRGDRVVNGQGADTDVLVATAKAYLSALSKLEFGQAKQKAQGSGTI; translated from the coding sequence ATGCAATTAGACATCGCCCGTTTGGTTGCCTATTTCGGCGGCGTCAACGCGCTGGCCGAAGCCCTGAAGCAGCGAGATCCTGAAAACGCCGCTTCCACCGCCGCGATTTACAAGTGGCGTACGCGAGGTTCGCTGCCGCTGGCGCAACTGCAAAAATTAACCACCCTAGCGGAAGCGCAAGGCAGACCATTGGATTTAAACGCTTTTATACAAAAACAACCCAGTTTGGAGAAAAACGAAATGACACAAACCAACCGCGTAATTATTTTCGACACCACCCTGCGCGACGGCGAGCAGTCGCCCGGCGCCGCCATGACCAAAGAGGAAAAAATCCGCATCGCCCGCCAGCTTGAAAAAATGGGCGTGGACGTTATCGAAGCAGGCTTCGCTGCTGCCAGCCCAGGCGATTTTGACGCGGTTCATGCCATCGCCAAAATCATCACCAAATCAACCGTCTGCTCGCTCTCGCGCGCCATCGAGCGCGACATCCGCCAAGCCGGCGAAGCCGTTGCGCCCGCGCCAAAAAAACGCATCCATACCTTTATCGCCACCAGCCCCATCCATATGGAACACAAGCTGAAGATGAAACCCAAACAAGTCGTCGAAGCCGCCGTCAAAGCCGTGAAAATCGCGCGCGAATATACCGACGACGTCGAATTTTCCTGCGAAGACGCGCTGCGCAGCGAAATCGGCTTTCTCGCCGAAATCTGCGGCGCGGTCATCGAAGCCGGCGCGACCACCATCAACATTCCCGACACCGTCGGCTATTCCGTTCCCCACAAAACCGAAGAATTTTTCCGCGAACTCATCGCCAAAACGCCCAACAGCGGCAAAGTCATCTGGTCGGCACACTGCCACAACGACTTAGGTCTGGCCGTTGCCAACTCGCTGGCCGCATTGAAAGGCGGAGCGCGCCAAGTGGAATGCACCATCAACGGCTTGGGCGAGCGTGCGGGCAACGCCTCCGCCGAAGAAATCGTCATGGCCTTGAAGGTTCGCCGTGACCTGTTCGGCCTCGAAACCGGCATCGACACCACCCAAATCGTGCCCGCCTCGAAACTCGTTTCCACCATTACCGGCTACCCCGTCCAGCCCAACAAAGCCGTGGTCGGCGCCAACGCCTTCGCCCACGAGTCGGGCATCCACCAAGACGGCGTGTTGAAACACCGCGAAACCTACGAAATCATGTCGGCCGAATCCGTCGGCTGGGCCACCAACCGCCTCAGCCTCGGCAAACTCTCCGGCCGCAACGCCTTCAAAACCAAACTTCAGGAGCTGGGCATCGAACTCGACAGCGAAGAAGCGCTCAACGCCGCGTTTGCCCGCTTCAAAGAATTGGCCGACAAAAAACGCGAAATCTTCGACGAAGACCTGCATGCCCTCGTTTCCGACGAAATGAACGTTGCCCAGGAACACTACAAATTCGTTTCGCAGAAAATCACCACCGAAACGGGCGAACTGCCGCTTGCCGAAATCGTCTTCAACGCCGGCGGCACCGAACACCGCGCCACCGCCCACGGTTCCGGCCCCGTCGATGCGATTTTCAAAGCTATCGAATCCGTCGCCCAAAGCGGCGCCGCCCTCCAGCTTTATTCCGTCAACGCCATCACGCAGGGCACGGAAAGCCAGGGTGAAACCAGCGTCCGCCTGCAACGCGGCGACCGCGTGGTCAACGGTCAGGGCGCAGACACCGACGTCCTTGTCGCCACCGCCAAAGCCTACCTCTCTGCCTTGAGCAAACTGGAATTCGGCCAAGCCAAACAGAAAGCGCAAGGCAGCGGTACGATCTAA
- a CDS encoding methyltransferase produces the protein MSNLIPTGRTDIEWRNESTQKPPKAAVYPAEANADKILKAAYEHTATVWTGDFHNAKQVLAAMKKRVKRPSEKKRAGGGDAVAERSRNIQTAFHAHRMKQAQQSRILNMLAVEIGAGFTLDIPRAPDVKAALADVYGKPNDAPFLLPLNQLLGFIGAHEWHKKGVEIPALGGRIHVPFGVFSPLRGEYLDLIAAALAGSKFQTAFDIGTGSGIIAALLAKHGVPKITATDTNPRAVACACANFCRLDLDNIVIEKTDLFPAGCADLIVCNPPWLPAKPSSAVEAALYDPESRMLEGFLNGAAAHLNDGGEVWLVMSDLAEHLHLREQDFLPQCFQTASLEIAEVLQTRPKHAKAADENDPLAFARGREVTSLYRLKKAV, from the coding sequence ATGTCTAATCTGATTCCTACCGGCCGCACCGACATCGAATGGCGCAACGAAAGTACGCAAAAACCGCCGAAAGCGGCGGTTTATCCGGCTGAGGCCAATGCCGACAAAATCCTGAAAGCCGCTTATGAGCATACGGCAACGGTTTGGACGGGCGATTTCCACAACGCCAAGCAGGTGCTCGCGGCAATGAAAAAACGCGTGAAAAGGCCGTCTGAAAAGAAAAGGGCAGGAGGCGGCGATGCTGTTGCCGAGCGCAGTCGAAACATTCAGACGGCCTTTCACGCCCACCGCATGAAGCAGGCGCAACAGAGCCGGATTTTGAACATGCTGGCGGTGGAAATCGGCGCGGGCTTTACGCTGGACATTCCGCGCGCGCCCGATGTGAAAGCCGCGCTGGCCGATGTGTACGGCAAGCCGAACGATGCGCCGTTTCTGTTGCCGCTCAATCAGTTGCTCGGCTTTATCGGTGCGCACGAATGGCACAAAAAAGGAGTGGAAATCCCCGCGCTCGGCGGCCGGATTCATGTGCCGTTCGGCGTATTTTCGCCTTTGCGCGGGGAATATTTGGATTTGATTGCGGCGGCGCTGGCAGGTAGTAAATTTCAGACGGCCTTCGACATCGGTACCGGATCGGGCATCATCGCCGCACTGCTGGCGAAACACGGCGTTCCGAAAATCACCGCCACCGATACCAACCCCCGCGCTGTTGCCTGCGCCTGTGCCAACTTCTGCCGCTTGGATTTGGACAATATCGTCATCGAGAAAACCGATTTGTTCCCTGCCGGCTGCGCCGATTTGATCGTCTGCAATCCGCCGTGGCTGCCCGCCAAGCCGTCGTCCGCCGTCGAAGCTGCGCTTTACGATCCCGAAAGCCGTATGCTGGAAGGCTTTTTAAACGGTGCGGCAGCGCATTTAAACGACGGCGGAGAAGTCTGGCTGGTGATGTCCGACTTGGCCGAACACCTGCATTTGCGCGAACAGGATTTTCTGCCTCAATGTTTTCAGACGGCCTCTTTGGAAATTGCCGAAGTGTTGCAAACCCGGCCGAAACACGCGAAAGCAGCGGACGAAAACGACCCGCTGGCGTTTGCGCGGGGCAGGGAAGTGACGTCGCTGTACCGTTTGAAAAAGGCCGTCTGA
- the ilvD gene encoding dihydroxy-acid dehydratase encodes MPDYRSKTSTHGRNMAGARALWRATGVADSDFGKPIIAIANSFTQFVPGHVHLHNMGQLVAREIEKAGAIAKEFNTIAVDDGIAMGHSGMLYSLPSRDLIADSIEYMVNAHCADALVCISNCDKITPGMLMAAMRLNIPTIFVSGGPMEAGKVVGAINIADGRRLDLIDAMIEAADDNVSDAQINEVEQNACPTCGSCSGMFTANSMNCLTEALGLSLPGNGSYLATHAGRKELFLEAGRMIVDITRRYYEQNDETVLPRSIATKKAFENAMTMDIAMGGSTNTILHLLAVANEAGVDFKMADIDRLSRVVPCICKTAPNNHDYYMEDVHRAGGIFAILKELEKAGKLHTDVHTIHAPTLGDAIKQWDVTNPENTVAIERFKAAPGGVRTTQAFSQNRMWKTLDLDREKGCIRSVEHAYSQDGGLAVLFGNIAERGCVVKTAGVDDSILKFTGRARVFESQDAAVEGILANQIVEGDIVIIRYEGPKGGPGMQEMLYPTSYLKSKGLGKACALLTDGRFSGGTSGLSIGHASPEAAEGGAIGLVHEGDTIEIDIPNRSINLKISDEELAARRAEMESRGVKAWQPVNRDRYVSQALRAYGLMATSADKGAVRDVSQIGRKD; translated from the coding sequence ATGCCCGACTACCGCTCCAAAACCTCCACCCACGGCCGTAACATGGCGGGTGCGCGCGCATTGTGGCGCGCCACCGGCGTGGCCGATTCCGATTTCGGCAAGCCGATTATCGCCATCGCCAACTCGTTCACCCAATTCGTACCGGGTCATGTCCATTTGCACAATATGGGTCAGCTCGTTGCCCGCGAAATTGAAAAAGCCGGCGCGATTGCCAAAGAATTCAACACCATCGCCGTGGACGACGGCATCGCCATGGGCCACAGCGGCATGCTGTACTCCCTGCCCAGCCGCGATTTGATTGCCGATTCCATCGAATACATGGTGAATGCTCATTGCGCCGACGCGCTGGTGTGCATCTCCAACTGCGACAAAATTACGCCGGGAATGCTGATGGCCGCCATGCGCCTGAACATTCCCACGATTTTCGTCTCCGGCGGGCCGATGGAAGCGGGCAAAGTGGTCGGCGCCATCAACATCGCCGACGGCCGCCGCTTGGACTTAATCGACGCGATGATCGAAGCGGCGGACGACAATGTTTCCGACGCGCAAATCAACGAAGTCGAGCAAAACGCCTGCCCCACCTGCGGCTCCTGCTCGGGTATGTTCACCGCCAATTCGATGAACTGCCTGACCGAAGCACTGGGCTTGTCGCTGCCGGGCAACGGCTCTTATTTAGCCACACACGCGGGGCGCAAAGAGCTGTTCCTCGAAGCCGGCCGCATGATTGTGGACATCACCCGCCGCTACTACGAACAGAACGACGAAACCGTTTTGCCGCGCAGCATCGCCACCAAAAAAGCGTTTGAAAACGCCATGACCATGGACATCGCCATGGGCGGCAGCACCAACACCATTCTGCACCTGTTGGCCGTGGCCAACGAAGCGGGCGTGGATTTCAAAATGGCCGACATCGACCGCCTGAGCCGCGTCGTGCCGTGTATCTGCAAAACCGCGCCGAACAACCACGACTACTACATGGAAGACGTGCACCGTGCCGGCGGCATTTTCGCCATCCTGAAAGAGTTGGAAAAAGCGGGCAAACTGCACACCGATGTGCACACCATCCACGCGCCGACTTTGGGAGACGCTATCAAACAATGGGACGTGACCAACCCCGAAAACACCGTCGCCATCGAACGTTTCAAAGCCGCGCCCGGCGGCGTACGCACGACACAGGCGTTTTCGCAAAACCGCATGTGGAAAACGCTTGACCTCGACCGCGAAAAAGGCTGTATCCGCAGCGTCGAACACGCTTATTCGCAAGATGGTGGCTTGGCGGTGTTGTTCGGCAACATCGCCGAGCGGGGCTGCGTGGTGAAAACCGCCGGCGTGGACGACAGCATCCTCAAATTCACCGGCCGCGCGCGCGTGTTTGAAAGCCAAGACGCGGCGGTTGAAGGCATTTTGGCGAACCAAATCGTGGAGGGCGACATCGTGATTATCCGCTACGAAGGCCCTAAAGGCGGCCCGGGCATGCAGGAAATGCTGTATCCGACTTCCTATTTGAAATCAAAAGGTTTGGGCAAAGCTTGCGCCTTGCTGACCGACGGACGTTTTTCAGGCGGCACTTCGGGTCTGTCTATCGGTCATGCTTCGCCAGAGGCGGCGGAGGGTGGCGCAATCGGTCTTGTGCATGAAGGCGACACCATCGAAATCGACATCCCCAACCGCAGCATCAACCTGAAAATTTCCGATGAAGAGCTGGCCGCACGCCGTGCCGAAATGGAAAGCCGCGGCGTCAAAGCGTGGCAGCCGGTCAACCGCGACCGCTACGTTTCCCAAGCACTGCGCGCCTACGGTCTGATGGCGACCTCCGCCGACAAAGGCGCTGTGCGCGACGTTTCCCAAATCGGGCGCAAGGATTGA
- a CDS encoding LOG family protein, translating into MSLHKKMPQPMLPDETRREIQARESYHVLKIISEFVEAGEELRAIQPAVSIYGSARIPETHEDYAFTERLARKLSDAGFSVISGGGPGIMEAANKGAFAGRSPAVGLNIVLPHEQKANPYQDLSVKFQHFFPRKVMFVKHAVAYVVMPGGFGTLDELFESLTLVQTGKTPSRPIILVGREFWSGLIEWVGDVLLKRGLIAAADLELIQIIDNEDEIIEHIFAHYENRLEDLAEVGNDTWLLGL; encoded by the coding sequence ATGAGCCTGCACAAAAAAATGCCGCAGCCCATGCTGCCCGATGAAACCCGCCGCGAAATTCAGGCGCGGGAGTCGTATCATGTTTTGAAGATTATTTCCGAATTTGTCGAAGCGGGCGAAGAGTTGCGGGCAATCCAGCCGGCGGTCAGTATCTACGGCAGCGCGCGCATTCCCGAGACGCACGAAGATTACGCCTTTACCGAACGCTTGGCGCGCAAACTCTCCGATGCAGGATTTTCGGTGATTTCCGGCGGCGGACCGGGGATTATGGAAGCGGCAAACAAGGGCGCCTTCGCGGGCAGAAGTCCTGCGGTGGGGCTGAATATTGTGCTGCCGCACGAGCAGAAGGCCAATCCGTATCAGGATTTGTCGGTGAAATTCCAGCATTTTTTCCCGCGCAAAGTGATGTTTGTCAAACACGCGGTGGCGTATGTGGTGATGCCTGGCGGCTTCGGTACGCTCGACGAATTGTTTGAAAGCCTGACGCTGGTGCAGACGGGTAAAACGCCCAGCCGTCCGATTATTCTGGTCGGCAGGGAATTTTGGTCGGGGCTGATTGAGTGGGTCGGCGATGTCCTGCTCAAGCGCGGCCTGATTGCCGCAGCTGATCTGGAGCTGATTCAAATCATTGATAACGAAGACGAAATTATCGAGCACATTTTTGCGCATTACGAAAACCGTTTGGAGGATTTGGCCGAAGTCGGAAACGATACCTGGCTGCTGGGTTTGTAG
- a CDS encoding CTP synthase, with protein sequence MTKFIFVTGGVVSSLGKGIAAASIATILESRGLDVTMLKLDPYINVDPGTMSPFQHGEVFVTDDGAETDLDLGHYERFINATMTRKNSFSTGQVYENVIMKERRGDYLGGTVQVIPHITDEIKRRIHEGAANHDVAIVEIGGTVGDIESLPFLEAIRQMRSQLGRNNTLFVHLSYVPYIAAAGEIKTKPTQHSVKELREIGIQPDVLICRMDRILPEDERRKIALFCNVEERAVAGSYDAESIYEIPEMLHNQGIDNIICEQLQLNVRQADLTEWKKIVHAIKNPKHTVKIAMVGKYVDLTESYKSLIEALKHAGIHTETDVQISFIDSETLESDGTGRLKEFDAVLVPGGFGVRGVEGKIAAVRYARENEVPYLGICLGMQIALIEYARNVAGLEGATSTEFDLKAKYPVIGLIDEWQTADGSVETRDESADLGGTMRLGAQEVELKPDSLAAKIYGSTRIRERHRHRYEVNNNFVPQLEAAGLVIGGVSAGRERLVETIELPNHPWFFACQFHPEFTSNPRKGHPLFTAFVKAALINKN encoded by the coding sequence ATGACTAAATTTATTTTCGTAACCGGCGGCGTCGTCTCTTCATTAGGAAAAGGTATCGCCGCCGCTTCTATTGCCACCATCCTCGAATCGCGCGGGCTCGACGTGACCATGCTCAAGCTCGACCCCTATATCAACGTCGATCCCGGCACCATGAGTCCGTTTCAGCACGGCGAAGTCTTCGTTACCGACGACGGCGCCGAAACCGACCTCGACCTCGGCCACTACGAGCGTTTCATCAACGCGACCATGACCCGTAAAAACAGCTTCTCCACAGGCCAGGTGTACGAAAACGTCATCATGAAAGAGCGTCGCGGCGACTACCTCGGCGGCACGGTCCAAGTCATTCCGCACATCACCGACGAAATCAAACGCCGCATCCACGAAGGCGCGGCCAACCACGATGTCGCCATTGTCGAAATCGGTGGCACCGTCGGCGACATCGAATCGCTGCCCTTCCTCGAAGCCATCCGCCAGATGCGCAGCCAGCTCGGCCGCAACAATACGCTGTTTGTCCACCTGAGCTACGTTCCCTATATTGCCGCCGCCGGCGAAATCAAAACCAAGCCCACCCAGCATTCCGTAAAAGAACTGCGCGAAATCGGCATCCAGCCCGACGTTCTCATCTGCCGCATGGACCGCATCCTGCCCGAAGACGAACGCCGCAAAATCGCCCTCTTCTGCAACGTCGAAGAGCGCGCCGTGGCCGGCAGCTACGACGCCGAAAGCATCTACGAAATTCCCGAAATGCTGCACAACCAGGGCATCGACAACATCATCTGCGAACAGCTCCAACTCAACGTCCGCCAGGCCGATTTGACCGAATGGAAAAAAATCGTCCACGCCATCAAAAACCCGAAACACACCGTCAAAATCGCCATGGTCGGCAAATACGTTGATCTGACCGAGTCCTACAAATCGCTGATCGAAGCCCTCAAACACGCCGGTATCCACACCGAAACCGACGTCCAAATCAGCTTCATCGACAGCGAAACGCTGGAAAGCGACGGCACAGGCCGTCTGAAAGAATTTGATGCCGTGCTCGTACCCGGCGGCTTCGGCGTACGCGGCGTAGAAGGCAAAATCGCCGCCGTCCGCTACGCCCGCGAAAACGAGGTTCCCTATCTCGGCATCTGCCTCGGCATGCAGATTGCTCTGATCGAATACGCCCGCAACGTCGCCGGCCTCGAAGGCGCGACCTCCACCGAGTTCGACCTCAAAGCCAAATACCCCGTCATCGGCCTGATCGACGAATGGCAGACCGCCGACGGCAGCGTCGAAACCCGTGACGAAAGCGCCGACCTCGGCGGCACCATGCGCCTGGGCGCGCAGGAAGTCGAGCTCAAGCCCGACAGCCTCGCCGCCAAAATCTACGGCAGCACCCGCATCCGCGAGCGCCACCGCCACCGCTACGAAGTCAACAACAACTTCGTTCCGCAACTCGAAGCCGCAGGCTTGGTTATCGGCGGCGTCTCCGCCGGTCGCGAGCGATTGGTCGAAACCATCGAGCTACCCAACCATCCGTGGTTTTTCGCCTGCCAGTTCCACCCCGAATTCACCTCCAACCCGCGCAAAGGCCACCCGCTGTTTACCGCCTTTGTCAAAGCCGCGCTGATAAATAAAAACTGA
- a CDS encoding AMP-binding protein: MEKIWLQSYEPGVAHEIDVNRYRSINEVFAQSVKKFADKPAFQNMGKTLTYAETARMAEDFASYLQNVLKLPRGERVAVMMPNVLQYPVALFGILQAGMIAVNTNPLYTPRELEHQLNDSGATAIVVLENFANTLELVLPRTKIKHVIVASVGDMFGLIKGTLMNFVVRKIKKLVPEHRIPNTINFQTAMRKGRGHKFAPVEINRDDIAILQYTGGTTGVAKGAMLTHGNICANMLQGREWINTTLKEGEEVVIGALPLYHIFALTVNMMIFTNVGAKLILITNPRDMKGFIADMKAEKISIFVGVNTLFNGMVNRKEFAEVDFSGLKLTLGGGMATQKAVAEKWKKVTGTPIVEAYGLTEASPGVCCNPLKIEAYSGGIGLPVPSTEIELRDENGNEVAQGEAGEMWVRGPQVMKGYWNRPEETAKAIDARGFLETGDIAVMDEKGWFKLVDRKKDLIVVSGFNVYPNEIEEVIAHHDKVLEVACIGVPHPKTGEALKVFVVKKDPSLTAEELLAFCRTELTAYKMPRSIEFRDELPKSNVGKILRRELREQETGK; encoded by the coding sequence ATGGAAAAAATCTGGCTCCAGAGCTACGAACCGGGCGTTGCCCACGAAATCGACGTCAACCGCTACCGCTCGATTAATGAAGTGTTCGCCCAAAGCGTAAAAAAATTCGCCGACAAACCCGCATTTCAAAACATGGGCAAAACGCTGACCTACGCCGAAACCGCGCGCATGGCCGAGGATTTCGCCTCTTATCTGCAAAACGTGTTGAAACTGCCGCGCGGCGAGCGTGTGGCCGTGATGATGCCCAATGTATTGCAGTATCCCGTCGCCCTGTTCGGCATCCTTCAGGCCGGCATGATTGCGGTCAACACCAACCCGCTCTACACCCCTCGCGAACTCGAACACCAGCTCAACGACAGCGGCGCAACCGCGATTGTGGTTTTGGAAAACTTCGCAAACACGCTCGAGCTGGTGCTGCCGCGCACCAAAATCAAACACGTCATCGTCGCCTCCGTCGGCGATATGTTCGGCCTGATTAAAGGCACGCTGATGAATTTCGTCGTGCGCAAAATCAAAAAATTAGTACCCGAACACCGCATCCCCAACACCATCAATTTTCAGACGGCCATGCGCAAAGGCCGCGGGCACAAATTTGCCCCCGTCGAAATCAACCGCGACGACATCGCCATTTTGCAATACACCGGCGGCACAACCGGCGTCGCCAAAGGCGCGATGCTGACACACGGCAATATCTGCGCCAATATGCTGCAAGGCCGGGAATGGATCAACACCACGCTCAAAGAAGGCGAAGAAGTCGTTATCGGCGCGCTGCCGCTTTATCATATTTTCGCACTGACGGTAAACATGATGATTTTCACCAACGTCGGCGCCAAGCTCATCCTGATTACCAATCCGCGCGACATGAAAGGCTTCATCGCCGACATGAAAGCCGAAAAAATCTCCATTTTTGTCGGCGTGAACACGCTGTTTAACGGCATGGTCAACCGCAAAGAATTTGCCGAAGTCGATTTTTCCGGCCTCAAGCTGACGCTCGGCGGCGGCATGGCCACGCAGAAAGCCGTAGCCGAAAAATGGAAAAAAGTGACCGGAACGCCCATCGTCGAAGCCTACGGCCTGACCGAAGCCAGTCCCGGCGTGTGCTGCAATCCGCTTAAAATCGAAGCATACAGCGGCGGCATCGGCCTGCCCGTTCCCTCCACCGAAATCGAATTGCGCGACGAAAACGGCAACGAAGTCGCGCAGGGCGAAGCGGGCGAAATGTGGGTGCGCGGCCCGCAGGTGATGAAAGGCTACTGGAACCGCCCCGAAGAAACCGCTAAAGCGATTGATGCACGCGGCTTTCTGGAAACCGGCGACATCGCCGTGATGGACGAAAAAGGCTGGTTCAAACTGGTTGACCGCAAAAAAGACCTGATTGTGGTTTCCGGCTTCAATGTTTACCCGAACGAAATCGAAGAAGTCATCGCCCATCACGACAAAGTTTTGGAAGTCGCCTGCATCGGCGTTCCCCACCCGAAAACAGGTGAAGCGCTAAAAGTGTTCGTGGTCAAAAAAGACCCCTCGCTGACCGCCGAAGAGCTGCTCGCTTTCTGCCGCACCGAGCTGACCGCGTATAAAATGCCGCGCAGCATCGAGTTCCGTGACGAGCTGCCGAAATCCAACGTCGGCAAAATCCTGCGCCGCGAATTGCGCGAGCAGGAAACGGGCAAGTAA
- the mnmA gene encoding tRNA 2-thiouridine(34) synthase MnmA, producing MNAENPQNIIVGLSGGVDSSVTAALLKQQGCKVRGVFMQNWEDDDNDEYCSIKQDSFDAIAVADILGIDIDIVNFAAQYKDNVFAYFLQEYSAGRTPNPDVLCNAEIKFKCFLDYAVGQGAEAIATGHYARKEVRGGVHYLLKGLDANKDQSYFLYRLKPFQLERALFPLGALEKPEVRRLAAEFKLPTAAKKDSTGICFIGERPFREFLQKYLPTDNGKMVTPEGKTVGEHVGLMFYTLGQRKGLGIGGAGEPWFVAAKDMVKNELIVVQSHDHPLLYTQSLVMDDLSFTLPERPQPGRYTCKTRYRMADAACELHYLNDDTARLVFDEPQWAVTPGQSVVLYDGDVCLGGGIITATDKPVIITG from the coding sequence ATGAACGCAGAAAATCCCCAAAACATCATCGTCGGCCTTTCCGGCGGCGTCGATTCGTCCGTAACCGCCGCCCTGCTCAAACAGCAGGGCTGCAAGGTGCGCGGCGTATTTATGCAGAACTGGGAAGACGACGACAACGACGAATATTGCAGCATCAAGCAGGATTCTTTCGACGCGATTGCGGTGGCCGACATCCTCGGCATCGACATCGACATCGTCAACTTCGCCGCCCAATACAAAGACAACGTATTTGCTTATTTTTTACAGGAATACAGCGCAGGGCGCACGCCGAATCCCGATGTTTTGTGCAACGCCGAAATCAAGTTCAAATGTTTTTTGGACTACGCGGTCGGACAGGGTGCGGAAGCGATTGCCACGGGGCATTACGCGCGCAAGGAAGTGCGCGGCGGCGTCCACTACCTGCTCAAAGGTTTGGACGCCAACAAAGACCAAAGCTATTTCCTCTACCGCCTCAAACCTTTCCAACTCGAGCGCGCGCTGTTCCCGCTCGGCGCATTGGAAAAGCCCGAAGTGCGCCGGCTGGCTGCGGAATTCAAGCTGCCGACTGCGGCGAAAAAAGATTCGACCGGCATCTGTTTTATCGGCGAACGGCCGTTTCGCGAGTTTCTGCAAAAATACCTGCCTACCGACAACGGCAAAATGGTTACGCCCGAGGGAAAAACCGTCGGCGAACACGTCGGTCTGATGTTTTACACCTTAGGCCAGCGCAAAGGCTTGGGCATCGGCGGCGCGGGCGAACCTTGGTTTGTGGCCGCCAAAGACATGGTGAAAAACGAACTCATCGTCGTGCAGAGTCACGACCATCCCCTGCTCTACACCCAAAGTCTGGTGATGGACGATTTGAGCTTTACCCTGCCCGAGCGCCCGCAACCCGGCCGTTATACCTGCAAAACCCGCTACCGCATGGCCGATGCCGCCTGCGAACTGCACTATTTAAACGACGATACCGCCAGGCTGGTTTTCGACGAACCGCAATGGGCGGTAACGCCCGGCCAGTCCGTCGTGCTGTACGATGGCGATGTCTGCTTGGGCGGCGGCATCATTACCGCCACCGACAAGCCTGTAATTATTACCGGATAA